GCGCGGCCCTCGGCCTGGGGCGACCCGGAAGCCAGCTTCGCCAACGAGCACTTCTGGCGGGTCTTCGATACCTGCATGATCGCGCTCCCCGAGAACATCGCCCGCGTCTTCTCGCTGCGCGAACTGATGGGCCTGTCGACGGCGGATATCTGCAAGGAGACCGGCCTGAAAGAAAACAATTGCTGGGTGATCCTGCATCGAGCCCGCCTGCGGCTGCGGGCCTGCATCGAACGCGGTTATCTTTCCCAGCATGCCCCGACGGAGCACGGCCAATGATCCAGATGATGATGTGCAAGCAGGCGACCCGCCTGATGTCCAAGCGCCTCGACGCCCCCCTGAGCCTGCGGGAGCGCTTTTCCCTGCGCTTTCACCTCGGCATGTGTGGGGCCTGCCGCCATTGCGACCGGCAGTTCGAGTTGCTCCATCTGGCCGGGCAACGCTACCGGGACCGTCTGGCACCCGATGACGACGCCCGATAGCCATACCAGCCTGCTACTACCGCCCGCGAGCGATGCCACTTCCCCCTGAGCGCTCACCCGCGGCGCCTCGCCGTCACCCTGCCGACACGTCGACGCCCGACCATCAATGGCCGGGCGTCGCGTCAACGGTGCTCACCCGTCAGGGCGTGGCTGCTTCCTGAGCCACGGCCTCGAGAATGCCCGCCACCTTGTCCAGCGGCAGCTCACAGTCGGTCAGCCGGTGCCGCTCGGCCAGGTAGTGGGGAGAATTCCATTCGAGCCGAGTGCCTTCGTCCAGCTGGCGGAGCACCATCTTCTGCGGCAGGTCCAGCGCCATGCTGCCCTGACACACCATCATCGGGGTACCGACCTTGGGGTTGCCGAACACGAAGGTACGGGTGGGGGGCAGGGATAGCCCGGCCTTCTGGGCATTGTCGGCGTGGTCGATGACCGTAAACAGCGTCAGGCCCTTGCTGTCCAGGGCATCGCGCAGGCCCTGATCGACCGCCTGTATGTCTTGTTCGCTATCCAGGTGCTCGATACCGTCGGCGCGGTCACCGGCCGCGGCGATGCCGGACAGGCTGAAGAGGGTCACGGCGACGAGGGCCAGTCTTGCCTTGATCATGATCGTACTCCTTTCCGTTGGAACCTTGGGAGGACCACAGTGACGCCGTGGCCATGAGATGTCTGCATGACAGGCATGCCGACCGGATGCCCGGGCGATCGGTTCCGATCCTCAGTCAGAATGCCCAACCCGAAGGCTCAGCCCGTGTACTCAACCTAGCCGCTCGCTTAACGCGAGCAGGTCGGTCACGGTCACATCCGGCTCGCCACCCCAGGCATCGAAGGGCGCCTCGGCGCTGCGCCGCACCCAGGCGGCATGCAGGCCGGCATGGCGAGCCCCGATCACGTCAAAGGGATTGCTGGAGATCAGCCAGGTGTCCTGAGCCTCGCTTTCCATGCGGTCACGCAGGTGCGAATAGACCGCCGGGTCGGGCTTGAAGCGCTTGATCTCATCGACGCTTATGATGTCGTCGAAGTAATCCCGAAGCCCGGCCTGACTCAGCAGGCCATCGACCGCCTCGCGGGTGCCGTTGGAAAAGGCCACGCAGGTCACCCCGGCGCCCGAGAAGCGCTGTAGCGCCTCGGCGACATCGGGAAAGGCCGGCAGCCGGCCGTAGGTCGCCATCAGGCGATCCTTCTGACCTTCGCTCAGGCCGGTTCCCAGCGCGCGGTCGGTGAACTCCAACGCTTCCCGGGTGCAGGCCGAGAAGGGGGTGTAGGCGCCCATCAGGCCGCGCCGAAAGCTGTATTCCAGCTGCTTGTCCCGCCAGCGCTGGGAGAAGGCCGCGGCTCTCTCGCCCAGCGCCGTTTCCAGTTCGGCGATCACGCCATGCGTATCGATCAGGGTGCCATAGACGTCGAAGGCCAGTACACGTTTGCTCATCTTGCATCCTTCTGATTATGCGCTATAAACGGCGACGCCGGGCGTCGCCCGCAGGACCGTATCTCCATCGCCCCGCAACAGACACCTGAGCGCCAAAGGGGTTCAACGCCATGGGGGCCACGCCATAGCGGGTCAACTCAGACGGCCGAGAGCAAAGTCGGCGATGGCGGTATCCTGCACCCCGGTGCCGGTCAGGTCGCAGACGGTGATGGTCGCATCGGACAGCCGCAGCCGCTGCCCTTCGGCGATCACCCGGCCAAGCTCGAAGACCTTGAAGGGCAGAGCGCCACCGACGTCGGCGGCCCCGGCGAAGGCCTTGAGCTCGCCATGGCACGCGCTCTGGGCCCGGCTGTCGCAGACGAAGGCATCGGCGCGAGTCAGCACGCCGGCGTCGAGCTCGCGCTTCTCGGGGCTGTCGGAGCCCATGGCGGTGACGTGCACGCCCTCGGGTAGATCCGCCGCGGTAAGGAGTGGCTCATGGGAGGGCGTGGTGGTGACGATGATGTCGGCCACGGCGCAGGCGGCCCGGACGCTTGCGTGCACCCTGACCTCAAGGCCCCGGGCACGCAGCCGCTCGGCATAGTGCTCCGCCGCCTGCGGCCTCCGCGCCCAGACATCGACGCTGTCGATATCGCGGACCAGGCGCAGCGCCTCGACCTGTCGCTCGGCCTGCTCGCCGGCCCCCAGCACCGTGACCCGGCGGCTGTCTTCCCGTGACAGGTGCTTGGCGGCGATGGCACCGGCCAGGGCGGTGCGCACCATGGTCAGGTAGCCCTCATCGAAGAGCATCGCCTCGACCAGGCCGGTGCGCGCCGAGCACACCATCATCAGGCCGCTGAGGCTAGGAAGGCCCAGCCTGGGATTGTCGAAGAAGCCGGAGCTGACCTTGATCGCGAACCGCGAATAGCCGCGAAGGTGGGCGGTCTTGACGTCGACCTCGCCGTTGGCCTCCTCGATGGCCATGGACAGGATCGGCGGCTGCACCGCCTCGCCCCGCCCCAGGGCGGCAAAACCCGCTTCCACGGCGGTCAGGGCGTCCCGATCCAGCGTCACGGCCTCGCCGATCGCCTCCCGGTCGAATAGTTGCATGGGACTCTCCTTAACTGGGGGGTCGGTGATCCCGTCAGAGCCTCTAGCGTCCTATGAGCCCCCGGGCTCGATCAAGGGTCTCAAGCGATACCCCGTTGCCGGAAACGATCAAGGCGATCGTCTGGCCTCCGATATCGATGCCGTGCTCGGCGATCGCCGCCAGCCCGACCGCCGCCGCCCCCTCGACCAGCAGCTTCTCGTGCTCGAGCATGTCGACCATGGCATGGGCGATGGCGGCCTCCGAGACCTGGTAGTGATCGTCCATCACCTCATCGACCAGGGCCAGGCTGCAGCGGTTGTCCAGGCCGATCCCGCCACCCAGGGAGTCACCGAGGCTCTCGACCTCCTCCACCGCCACCGGATGCCCGGCCTCGAGGCTCTTCCACATCGCCGCTCCGCGAGAGAGGCTCACCCCGGTCAGCTGAACCTCCGGGCGGATCGCCTTCAGGGCCGCGCCGATGCCGCCGAGCAGGCCACCGCCGGAGAGCCCGACGAAGACCCGGTCGAGCTCCGGGGCGTCCTCGAGCAGCTCCAGGCCGATGGTGCCCTGGCCGGCGGCGATCAGCGGGTCATCGAAGGGCGGGATCAGGGTCATGCCCTCCTTATCGACCAGTCGCGCCACCTCCTCGAAGGCCTCGTCCTGGCTGGCGCCGATGCGCGTGACAGTGGCGCCCAGGGCCTCGATGGCGGCAACCTTGTTGGCCGGCACCAGGGTCGACAGACAGATGGTCGCCGGCACCCCGAGGCGCGCCGCGGCGAAGGCCACCGCCCGGCCGTGGTTGCCGGTGGAGGCGGTGGTGACGCCTTTGGCCAGGGCCTCGCGGCCATGGCGCTCGATCAGCGCAGCGATCATGTTGGTGGCCCCCCGCAGCTTGAAGGCGCCGGTGGGCTGGCAGGTCTCGAGCTTGAGCAGCACCTTCGCGTCGAAGCGGCGCGATAGCGCCGCCGAGCACACCAACGGCGCGCGCACCACCTGGCCTTCGAGCCGCTTGCGTGCTCGGTAGAGTTCGGCCAGGGTCACACCGTGAACGGGAGGGGGCATGGGCGCATCCTTATTCGATGACCATCACTAGCGTCATGATGATGAGTCTAACGATGGCCGTGTGCGCGGCCACGATCAAGCGCGCCGCCCGGTGGGCGGCGCTTGGATGACGATCCTCACCTGCTGTTCATGCCGGGCGAGTCAGGACTGGGCGGGCCTCGTTCAGCGCAGCGCGCCATCGCGGGTCAGTTCATCGGTCACCTTGTCCACGGCCCGTTTGACGCGGGCAATGATCTCGTCGACCTGATCCCGGGTGGTGATCAGCGGCGGCGCGAAGCCGAGGATATCGCCCTGAGGCATGGCGCGGGCGATCAGGTTCTCCTCGAGGGCGGCCGCGGCGATCCGCGGGCCAACCTTGAGGCTCGGGTCGAAGTGGGCGCGCTTGGCCGGATTGGCGGAGAACTCAAGCGACGCCAGCATGCCCACGCCGCGGGCCTGACCGACGATCGGGTGATCACCGAAGGTGGCCTGCATCTGCTGCTGCAGGTAGGCGCCGGTCTCGGCGGCGTTGGCGGTGAGGCCTTCGCGCTCGATGATCTCCAGGTTGGCAAGCCCCGCCGCGCAGCCCAGCGCATGGCCGGAGTAGGTCCAGCCGTGGCCGATCGGGCCGTATTCGCCGGTGCCCTGCTCGAGCACCTGCCACACCCGGTCGCCGACGATCACCCCGGACAGCGGCTGATAGGCGCTGGTCAGGCCCTTGGCCACGGTGATCAGGTCCGGCTTGATGCCGTAGTGATGGCTGCCGAAGTTGCTGCCGATGCGCCCGAAACCACACACCACCTCGTCGGCTATCAGCAGCACGTCGTACTTGTCGAGCACCGCCTGGATCGCCGCCCAGTAACCCTCCGGTGGCGGCACGATGCCGCCGGTGCCCAGCACCGGCTCGCCGATGAAGGCGGCCACGGTGTCGGGGCCTTCGGCGAGAATCATCTCCTCGAGCCGGGTCGCGCAGTAGGCCGAGAATTCCTGCTCGCTCATGCCTTCCTGCTCGGCGGCGCGGTGGTAATAGTACGGCGCCTCGGTGTGGCGAATGGTATCGATCGGCAGGTCGAAATGATCGTGAAACGCCTTCAGGCCGGTCAATGAGCCCGACGCGATGCCGGAGCCGTGATAGCCGCGCATCCGCGAAATGACCTTCTTCTTCTGCGGGCGCCCGAGCACGTTGTTGTAATAGCGCACCAGCTTGAGCTGGGTCTCGTTGGCATCTGAGCCTGACATGCCGTAGTAGACCTTGGACATGCCGGGGCCGGCCAGCTCGAGAATCTTTTCGGAGAGCCTGATCTGCGCTTCGTTGGAGTGCCCCACATAGGTGTGGTAGTAGGACATCTCAAGGGCCTGCTTGTAGATGGCCTCGGCCACCTCGGTACGGCCGTAGCCGATGTTGACGCAGTACAGGCCGGCAAAGCCGTCGATGAACTCACGTCCGTCCATGTCGACGATATTGATGCCCTGACCGCCGGTGATGATCCGGCCCGGCGCATCGCCATGGGCGAAGTCACGCAGGTGGGTAGAGGCGTGGAAGGTGACCTTGCGATCGCGATCGATCAGCTCCTGATGGGTGCTCATGTTTTTCTCCCTAAAACTCCCCGACCACATCGGGGAGTATGTGCATGGCTTGGC
The genomic region above belongs to Halomonas sp. YLGW01 and contains:
- a CDS encoding zf-HC2 domain-containing protein, translating into MIQMMMCKQATRLMSKRLDAPLSLRERFSLRFHLGMCGACRHCDRQFELLHLAGQRYRDRLAPDDDAR
- a CDS encoding DUF302 domain-containing protein, which produces MIKARLALVAVTLFSLSGIAAAGDRADGIEHLDSEQDIQAVDQGLRDALDSKGLTLFTVIDHADNAQKAGLSLPPTRTFVFGNPKVGTPMMVCQGSMALDLPQKMVLRQLDEGTRLEWNSPHYLAERHRLTDCELPLDKVAGILEAVAQEAATP
- a CDS encoding haloacid dehalogenase type II, coding for MSKRVLAFDVYGTLIDTHGVIAELETALGERAAAFSQRWRDKQLEYSFRRGLMGAYTPFSACTREALEFTDRALGTGLSEGQKDRLMATYGRLPAFPDVAEALQRFSGAGVTCVAFSNGTREAVDGLLSQAGLRDYFDDIISVDEIKRFKPDPAVYSHLRDRMESEAQDTWLISSNPFDVIGARHAGLHAAWVRRSAEAPFDAWGGEPDVTVTDLLALSERLG
- a CDS encoding cyclodeaminase produces the protein MQLFDREAIGEAVTLDRDALTAVEAGFAALGRGEAVQPPILSMAIEEANGEVDVKTAHLRGYSRFAIKVSSGFFDNPRLGLPSLSGLMMVCSARTGLVEAMLFDEGYLTMVRTALAGAIAAKHLSREDSRRVTVLGAGEQAERQVEALRLVRDIDSVDVWARRPQAAEHYAERLRARGLEVRVHASVRAACAVADIIVTTTPSHEPLLTAADLPEGVHVTAMGSDSPEKRELDAGVLTRADAFVCDSRAQSACHGELKAFAGAADVGGALPFKVFELGRVIAEGQRLRLSDATITVCDLTGTGVQDTAIADFALGRLS
- the eutB gene encoding hydroxyectoine utilization dehydratase EutB; this encodes MPPPVHGVTLAELYRARKRLEGQVVRAPLVCSAALSRRFDAKVLLKLETCQPTGAFKLRGATNMIAALIERHGREALAKGVTTASTGNHGRAVAFAAARLGVPATICLSTLVPANKVAAIEALGATVTRIGASQDEAFEEVARLVDKEGMTLIPPFDDPLIAAGQGTIGLELLEDAPELDRVFVGLSGGGLLGGIGAALKAIRPEVQLTGVSLSRGAAMWKSLEAGHPVAVEEVESLGDSLGGGIGLDNRCSLALVDEVMDDHYQVSEAAIAHAMVDMLEHEKLLVEGAAAVGLAAIAEHGIDIGGQTIALIVSGNGVSLETLDRARGLIGR
- a CDS encoding aspartate aminotransferase family protein: MSTHQELIDRDRKVTFHASTHLRDFAHGDAPGRIITGGQGINIVDMDGREFIDGFAGLYCVNIGYGRTEVAEAIYKQALEMSYYHTYVGHSNEAQIRLSEKILELAGPGMSKVYYGMSGSDANETQLKLVRYYNNVLGRPQKKKVISRMRGYHGSGIASGSLTGLKAFHDHFDLPIDTIRHTEAPYYYHRAAEQEGMSEQEFSAYCATRLEEMILAEGPDTVAAFIGEPVLGTGGIVPPPEGYWAAIQAVLDKYDVLLIADEVVCGFGRIGSNFGSHHYGIKPDLITVAKGLTSAYQPLSGVIVGDRVWQVLEQGTGEYGPIGHGWTYSGHALGCAAGLANLEIIEREGLTANAAETGAYLQQQMQATFGDHPIVGQARGVGMLASLEFSANPAKRAHFDPSLKVGPRIAAAALEENLIARAMPQGDILGFAPPLITTRDQVDEIIARVKRAVDKVTDELTRDGALR